In Bactrocera oleae isolate idBacOlea1 chromosome 5, idBacOlea1, whole genome shotgun sequence, a genomic segment contains:
- the LOC106619292 gene encoding uncharacterized protein C1orf131 translates to MNGVTDFKPVPTRAALALQQKKQPNKFQATVFEDPDKSNDDVQEYNKMSGSGVSKRCNTKDVAEEFDIKKARNEVLRFAMNNQRVAKNKKKMEMFQLMKMGGKAPKKPYKNYKDLLDERKRLKIIREERKKFHQLGKTQTGAASVKCRSKTKLEKQQKKRAPVTAIDQNYGVAKPKLKKNK, encoded by the coding sequence ATGAACGGTGTTACGGATTTCAAGCCGGTTCCAACTCGTGCAGCTTTAGCACTACAACAAAAGAAACAGCCCAATAAATTTCAGGCTACAGTATTTGAAGATCCTGATAAATCAAACGATGATGTACAGGAATACAACAAGATGTCAGGAAGCGGTGTCTCCAAAAGATGTAACACTAAAGATGTAGCAGAAGAGTTCGATATTAAGAAAGCACGCAACGAGGTTCTTCGGTTTGCCATGAATAATCAACGCgttgccaaaaacaaaaaaaaaatggaaatgttcCAGCTCATGAAGATGGGAGGAAAGGCACCAAAGAAACCATACAAAAATTACAAGGACCTTTTGGATGAACGCAAGCGTTTAAAGATCATACGTGAGGAAAGAAAGAAATTTCATCAGTTAGGCAAAACTCAGACTGGTGCGGCATCTGTTAAATGTCGAAGTAAAACCAAGTTGGAGAAGCAACAAAAGAAACGTGCACCTGTAACAGCAATAGACCAAAATTATGGAGTTGCAAagccaaaactgaagaaaaataaataa
- the LOC106619278 gene encoding ribokinase isoform X2 — translation MTGFGGKGANQCVAAARLGASTAMIAKLGDDTWGANYLEQLRSENVNVDFVQQCKKETTGIAQICVSDSGENHIVIVVGANNLLSGEDVKQAKALFDKAKILICQFETPLNATLEALRAFNGISILNAAPAVEDIPVDLIKSATILCLNETEAAITTGSEQISTLTQARVAIEHLLEMGANNVIITLGAMGAVYARREEPETFIHVPAVKVNDVVDTTGAGDAFIGALAYYMAHYPEFPWHQHIGAANQVAAYSVRHPGTQASFPKLEQVNKQTEFVWFEI, via the exons ATGACAGGATTTGGTGGAAAAGGTGCAAATCAATGTGTTGCGGCAGCACGACTTGGTGCAAGTACAGCAATGATAGCAAAA ttgggAGATGATACTTGGGGTGCCAATTACTTAGAACAACTGCGGTCAGAGAATGTGAATGTTGACTTTGTCCAGCAGTGTAAAAAAGAG ACGACAGGTATTGCGCAAATATGTGTCTCAGATAGTGGCGAAAATCACATAGTTATCGTTGTTGGAGCAAACAATTTATTGAGTGGAGAAGATGTCAAGCAAGCAAAAGCGTTGTTCGATAAGGCCAAA ATACTAATTTGCCAGTTTGAGACACCACTTAATGCAACATTAGAAGCTTTGCGTGCTTTTAACGGCATATCTATACTTAATGCAGCGCCGGCAGTGGAAGATATACCAGTTGATCTAATTAAATCCGCTACCATATTATGTCTTAATGAAACTGAAGCAGCTATAACAACGGGCTCTGAGCAGATATCAACCCTAAC GCAAGCAAGAGTAGCAATAGAACATCTGCTAGAAATGGGCGCTAATAATGTAATTATCACATTAGGCGCAATGGGTGCTGTTTATGCTAGACGTGAAGAACCAGAGACATTTATACATGTACCTGCAGTTAAAGTGAATGATGTTGTTGATACAACCGGAGCTGGTGATGCTTTTATCGGTGCATTAGCGTACTATATGGCGCATTACCCAGAATTCCCATGGCATCAACATATAGGCGCTGCTAACCAAGTTGCTGCCTACTCTGTAAGACACCCGGGTACACAAGCGAGTTTTCCGAAACTAGAGCAAGTGAATAAACAGACTGAATTTGTGTGGTTTGAGATATAA
- the LOC106619287 gene encoding nuclear speckle splicing regulatory protein 1 — protein sequence MVVIDGICKMSKQYGLIIPGQQRKQDEPTTAARPISKPSIFDESSSDDESRPQFKPRTSIVQGPSLMERRIARTMQEKALNEDPTVFQYDELYDEMENKREQELEVKSKEPKKPKYIGRLMEFAERRKLENELRVERQVQKEREQEGEEFKDKESFVTSTYRKKLEEMRKLQEQEKRDEYLEAIGDVTKQKDLDGFYRHLFEQKTGSAKEVKKPDIPVVTSAGDEDDIAFKPIKSGKIPQQRTYRKRRASDEMEENDGENAENETKKVHLPNNIDADSDFSIDSSSDGEEASKEYVGDKMVEKPIGLAAHISATTTALNLDALKKEKPDEKTEEIDSKTELNAPIVSSETCDLVEVKPKVKIDKRAIWKKRTVGEVYEAAVQRYYERRAARRA from the exons ATGGTTGTAATTGACGGtatttgcaaaatgtcaaagCA ATATGGTCTCATTATCCCTGGACAACAAAGGAAACAAGATGAGCCGACCACAGCTGCTCGGCCAATATCTAAACCATCTATATTTGATGAAAGCTCCTCGGATGACGAAAGCAGACCACAGTTTAAGCCCCGCACAAGTATAGTACAAGGACCTAGTTTGATGGAACGACGAATTGCACGTACTATGCAGGAGAAGGCACTAAACGAAGACCCTACAGTTTTTCAGTATGATGAACTTTATGACGAAATGGAAAATAAGCGAGAACAAGAACTAGAAGTTAAAAGCAAAGAACCGAAGAAGCCCAAATATATTGGTCGCTTAATGGAGTTCGCTGAACGTCGTAAGTTGGAAAACGAGCTAAGGGTGGAGAGGCAAGTCCAAAAAGAACGTGAACAGGAGGGTGAGGAATTCAAAGACAAAGAAAGTTTTGTAACCTCTACTTATCGAAAGAAGTTAGAAGAAATGAGAAAATTGCAGGAGCAAGAAAAGCGTGATGAGTACCTAGAAGCAATCGGTGATGTGACAAAGCAAAAGGATTTAGATGGATTTTATCGGCATTTATTTGAACAGAAAACAGGTTCAGCAAAAGAGGTTAAGAAACCGGACATACCCGTTGTTACGTCTGCAGGCGATGAAGATGATATAGCATTTAAACCAATAAAGTCTGGCAAAATCCCACAGCAACGAACCTACCGCAAGCGTCGTGCTTCCGATGAGATGGAGGAGAATGATGGCGAAAATGCAGAAAACGAAACTAAAAAGGTGCATTTACCAAATAATATAGATGCAGATTCGGATTTTAGCATTGATTCATCATCTGATGGTGAAGAGGCATCTAAAGAATATGTAGGAGATAAAATGGTTGAGAAGCCCATAGGATTAGCAGCGCACATTAGCGCAACCACAACCGCTTTAAATTTGGATgcattaaagaaagaaaaacctGACGAAAAAACCGAAGAGATTGATTCAAAAACCGAGCTGAATGCTCCAATAGTATCAAGCGAAACCTGTGATTTAGTCGAAGTAAAACCCAAGGTCAAAATAGATAAGAGGGCAATATGGAAGAAACGTACTGTTGGCGAAGTTTATGAGGCGGCCGTGCAACGTTATTATGAACGACGAGCAGCAAGGAGGGCATAA
- the LOC106619289 gene encoding micronuclear linker histone polyprotein has protein sequence MRVGKKANVVEAKKTRSCVVRLEKVSSPPIKLTRSSGVSPRGNAQQHSDEKKFKGPLKKRPIAEERSSSSSPSVSIPNLTQNLGKAKEMRDKFKTPLKGHKTTTPKPVVPELPPPTIAAGRSRRAIKPNPKYASEDMVTPKIIRNVSALAGTSVKRPTIIPEKQRKRSTSSSDDFFNKDSSDELGANDFDDEVDKLYKEIEKESDSDFSDEPKVVETPVKKRGRPRKNIQPTPTSTPATPRSTPASVYKSQSSQLQLLRKTYAASVNRSIEASVGIKRKHNESMTGGSSSDNDNESAGIARKRILLTKSLMVRDSKTSSSNDISMIVRKGNQTLNGNKIVKIKSDALENEQSKRNSTIIEKRTLIDGDNVPIKLQQSKYLQTMRNINNSTASTPSTTRTLITSTNKTQNARIMAVEKRRSASPATPKITKSPKEEKTEESSENKLTDSPPSNNDDFETMPTFTIVNINDIINKKGDVLISKAGKPQKPEESINQEHEAPEPVKVNEYKPGPGRRKGLLSEKASDPNRSKSPLNVTKKPTQKILNHTLLKRTSSANTSGIRNKTHSNTSSDRPAPRILNSMVAKKTQPVKPMIANFEDSADDETYHYPLSLDGEEEDDDEEEDANETADPDEDFDDPDESFEVGKNKLPASTPYQQKKTAPSLKENSQTALNRQPAKNIVQRKITPEKVVISRQGDKIIKKITCFETWYVIIPEEVTPKVARNILDIPLIKLANVAAQINLPSEDWKSKVTLHELSPSMVAKTNMITYTGDLKEYNISESDRGRYQPSCVMFRRSVNDRTKSRLPYDRAVIFKNKTFFTNIEGKNVKMVGAPSTINTQKDVEILLQIVDTLTLQSPLVEPTNTMQ, from the coding sequence ATGCGCGTTGGTAAAAAAGCTAACGTCGTAGAGGCGAAGAAAACGCGTTCTTGTGTCGTTCGGTTGGAAAAAGTTTCATCACCCCCAATAAAATTAACTAGAAGTAGTGGTGTAAGCCCACGTGGAAACGCTCAACAACACTCTgacgaaaaaaaattcaaaggaCCACTTAAGAAGCGACCTATTGCAGAAGAAAGAAGCTCATCGAGTTCACCAAGTGTTTCTATACcaaatttaacacaaaatttaGGGAAAGCCAAAGAAATGAGAGACAAATTTAAAACTCCTTTGAAGGGTCATAAGACAACAACACCCAAACCCGTTGTTCCCGAACTTCCTCCACCTACAATAGCAGCGGGTCGTTCAAGGAGAGCAATAAAACCAAATCCGAAATATGCGAGTGAGGATATGGTTACACCAAAGATCATTAGAAATGTGTCAGCGCTTGCAGGAACATCAGTAAAAAGGCCAACAATAATTCCAGAGAAGCAACGGAAAAGGTCTACAAGTAGTTCGGATGACTTTTTCAATAAAGATTCTAGCGACGAATTGGGTGCCAACGATTTCGATGATGAAGTAGATAAGTTGTAcaaagaaatagaaaaagaaagTGATTCCGATTTCTCAGACGAACCTAAAGTTGTCGAAACACCTGTAAAAAAGCGTGGACGACCTCGAAAAAATATACAACCAACCCCGACAAGTACTCCTGCAACTCCTCGGTCCACGCCTGCGTCTGTATATAAATCACAGTCATCACAACTTCAATTATTACGAAAGACATATGCAGCAAGTGTAAATAGGTCAATTGAAGCTTCGGTTGGGATTAAACGTAAGCACAATGAATCTATGACTGGAGGTAGTAGTAGTGATAACGATAATGAATCGGCAGGTATTGCTCGAAAACGTATATTGCTAACAAAATCGTTAATGGTTCGCGACAGTAAAACTTCGAGTTCCAATGACATTAGCATGATAGTAAGGAAGGGCAATCAAACactaaatggaaacaaaattgttaaaattaaaagtgatgCATTAGAAAATGAACAATCCAAACGCAATTCAACAATTATAGAAAAACGAACACTTATTGATGGTGATAATGTACCAATTAAATTGCAACAAAGTAAATATCTACAGACTATGCGTAATATCAATAATAGTACTGCATCAACACCATCAACAACACGTACTTTAATAACGTCAACTAACAAGACACAAAATGCAAGAATAATGGCGGTGGAAAAGCGGCGCAGCGCTTCGCCCGCTActccaaaaattacaaaatcgcCTAAGGAGGAGAAAACTGAAGAAAGCAGTGAAAACAAACTGACGGATTCACCTCCTTCGAATAATGATGATTTCGAAACTATGCCAACTTTTACAATTGTCAACATCAACGATATAATTAACAAGAAAGGTGATGTGCTAATATCAAAGGCTGGGAAACCACAAAAACCCGAAGAAAGTATAAATCAAGAGCACGAGGCACCGGAACCAGTTAAAGTAAACGAATATAAACCTGGTCCTGGACGTCGTAAAGGTTTGCTTTCCGAAAAAGCCAGCGATCCAAATCGTTCGAAAAGTCCGTTGAACGTAACAAAAAAACCAACGCAGAAAATTCTCAATCATACACTACTTAAAAGAACATCGTCGGCGAATACTTCCGGGATACGCAATAAAACGCATTCAAATACTTCATCAGATAGACCAGCTCCTCGTATACTCAATTCTATGGTAGCGAAGAAAACTCAACCGGTTAAGCCGATGATAGCGAATTTCGAAGATTCGGCAGACGACGAAACTTACCACTACCCACTTTCTCTTGATGGTGAAGAGGAAGATGATGATGAAGAGGAAGATGCAAATGAGACTGCGGACCCAGATGAAGATTTCGATGATCCAGATGAATCCTTCGAGGTTGGTAAAAATAAACTTCCTGCCAGCACACCGTACCAACAAAAGAAAACTGCGCCTTCGTTGAAGGAAAACTCACAAACAGCCCTGAATCGGCAACCAgctaaaaatattgttcaacgtAAAATCACACCAGAAAAAGTTGTGATCTCTCGCCAAGGTGATAagataattaagaaaattacttGTTTTGAAACATGGTATGTCATCATACCTGAAGAAGTGACGCCGAAAGTTGCGAGAAATATACTTGATATACCCCTTATTAAACTGGCCAACGTAGCTGCTCAGATCAACCTACCATCAGAGGATTGGAAAAGTAAGGTGACGTTACACGAATTGTCACCATCAATGGTAGCGAAAACAAACATGATAACATATACTGGCGATCTAAAAGAGTACAATATCTCGGAAAGCGATCGTGGTCGATATCAGCCTTCGTGCGTAATGTTTCGACGCTCAGTTAATGATCGTACGAAATCGCGGCTTCCTTACGATAGAGCTgtcatattcaaaaacaaaacattctTTACAAACATCGAGGGCAAAAACGTCAAAATGGTTGGAGCACCCAGCACAATCAATACCCAGAAAGATGTCGAAATATTGCTTCAAATTGTGGATACTTTAACACTGCAAAGCCCGCTCGTTGAGCCGACAAATACAATGCAATAG
- the LOC106619279 gene encoding translation machinery-associated protein 7 homolog, with translation MSGREGGKKKPLKAPKKESKELDDDEIAFKQKQKEAQKALDQAKQRASQKGPLVGGGIKKSGKK, from the coding sequence ATGTCTGGCCGCGAGGGTGGAAAAAAGAAACCACTGAAGGCACCGAAAAAAGAGAGCAAGGAGTTGGATGACGACGAGATTGctttcaaacaaaaacaaaaggaagCACAAAAAGCGCTTGACCAAGCGAAACAGCGTGCGTCACAAAAGGGTCCATTGGTGGGAGGAGGAATCAAGAAATCGGGAAAGAAATGA
- the LOC106619290 gene encoding nucleolar complex protein 4 homolog A: protein MATAVGSAATVANPGAIRSQISKELRAKANDFLNSRRNANNLLDIIGHFEHCVKENQSITAALLTLEVVFVELLKRREMCIAGVPLKPKDENAETKYREWLRQRYEEAMSLILSSIESEKQAEAAQALVSSMKLLAAEGKHPLDKSDEPCKFPKQRLRSILQKLVSATKSQSTLLERFKEYSEYLDVVFYSWKLMQQLATRAAFANDVFACNYLELINVLPVTKDLHDQKKLLCITQSSEESSQPECFDYAPIKKCINKVWMCLMQWTDGVQEPVHRQMLIILLERVLPHLEKPILLTDFLMDSLDCGGPVSLLALQGIFTLIQKHNITYPNIYEKLYSMFEPEIFHTKFKARLFYLADIFLSSTHLPENLVASFVKRLARLSLIAPPQDSIIILHFIGNLILRHPGLKRLICAQAVIEVSRDPFIMEERDPTKSNALDSSLWEVVSLQRHAIPAVANAARFISQPLPTTEWDLSSVLELKEDDIFDQEIGKKSKQYALAFERPQSLYLPHDDKVKQYWKLF from the exons ATGGCCACGGCTGTGGGTTCAGCCGCAACTGTTGCAAATCCTGGAGCTATACGTAGCCAAATATCCAAGGAGCTGCGTGCAAAGGCTAACGATTTCCTTAATTCACGACGTAATGCTAACAATCTTTTGGATATCATTGGACATTTTGAG CATTGCGTTAAAGAAAATCAATCTATTACTGCCGCTTTGTTGACCTTGGAAGTTGTATTCGTTGAATTGTTAAAGCGGCGAGAAATGTGTATAGCGGGTGTGCCTCTGAAACCTAAAG ACGAAAATGCAGAGACCAAATACCGCGAATGGCTGCGACAACGTTACGAGGAAGCAATGAGTTTAATACTTAGCTCCATTGAAAGTGAAAAACAAGCAGAAGCGGCACAAGCCTTGGTATCTAGCATGAAGTTATTGGCAGCAGAAGGCAAACATCCCTTAGATAAGTCGGATGAACCTTGTAAATTTCCTAAGCAACGTCTACGTAGTATTCTACAGAAGTTAGTATCTGCAACGAAATCACAAAGCACTCTGCTAGAGCGCTTCAAAGAGTATTCCGAATATTTGGATGTGGTGTTCTACAGTTGGAAATTGATGCAACAACTAGCTACACGGGCTGCTTTTGCTAATGACGTTTTTGCATGTAACTATTTGGAACTTATTAATGTTTTGCCTGTGACCAAAGACCTGCATGATCAAAAAAAGCTATTGTGCATAACTCAATCTAGCGAAGAATCCTCACAACCTGAATGTTTTGACTACGcgccaataaaaaaatgtattaacaaGGTATGGATGTGCCTAATGCAGTGGACCGACGGTGTACAGGAGCCTGTGCATAGACAAATGCTTATCATATTGTTGGAGCGAGTTTTGCCACACTTGGAAAAACCTATACTGTTAACAGATTTTCTCATGGACTCACTTGATTGCG GTGGTCCCGTTAGCTTACTTGCATTGCAAGGCATTTTCACTCTGATACAGAAGCATAATAttacatatccaaatatttatgaaaagctGTATTCTATGTTTGAACCAGAAATTTTCCATACCAAATTTAAGGCACGTCTTTTTTATCTGGCGGACATTTTCTTAAGCTCAACACATTTGCCAGAAAATTTAGTAGCCTCATTTGTTAAACGCTTGGCACGATTAAGTCTAATCGCACCGCCACAAGactctattattattttacattttattggcAATTTGATATTACGTCATCCTGGCTTAAAACGGCTCATTTGCGCTCAGGCCGTCATTGAAG TTTCGCGCGACCCCTTCATCATGGAGGAACGTGATCCAACAAAGTCAAATGCGTTAGATAGTTCATTATGGGAAGTGGTATCATTACAGAGGCATGCAATCCCAGCAGTGGCAAATGCGGCACGTTTTATATCCCAACCTTTACCAACTACTGAGTGGGACTTGTCTTCTGTACTAGAATTGAAAGAAGATGAT atttttgatCAGGAGATCGGCAAAAAGAGCAAACAGTATGCTTTAGCTTTTGAACGCCCACAGTCTTTATATTTACCACATGATGACAAAGTGAAACAGTACTGGaaactattctaa
- the LOC106619291 gene encoding 26S proteasome non-ATPase regulatory subunit 8, whose product MVNLSGIETLYKELKTEWSKKPQNLKKCGQLLDVLKVELTKLAFLPTGGTKTSKNEMVLARDVLEIAVEYSVANKDIPAYERYMSQLKCYYYDYKQKIGESENMYKLLGINLLYLLSVNRVSEFHTELELLSADTIQNNKYIRPILALEQYIMEGRYNKIFQAKSSAPSEIYNHFMDILLNTVRDEIGACIEKSYEKISAKEAAKRLNLNSLEEVKTFGQKRNWNLGPDGIYNFVEKTAKPKEVLPSVELAEQAIFYARELEMIV is encoded by the exons atggTAAATTTGAGTGGTATTGAGACTTTATATAAAGAACTAAAAACCGAGTGGTCCAAAAAACCTCAAAATCTAAAGAAATGTGGTCAGTTATTGGATGTGTTAAAG GTTGAGCTAACCAAATTAGCTTTCTTGCCCACTGGCGGTAcgaaaacaagcaaaaatgAAATGGTCCTAGCTCGTGATGTTCTCGAAATTGCAGTTGAATACAGCGTCGCAAACAAGGACATACCGGCCTACGAAAGATACATGTCCCAACTAAAATGCTATTATTAtgattacaa gCAAAAGATAGGAGAGTccgaaaatatgtacaaattatTGGGAATAAATCTGCTTTATTTGTTGTCTGTAAATCGAGTTTCCGAATTTCACACAGAATTGGAGCTTTTATCAGCCGACACTAtccaaaataacaaatatattcgTCCTATATTAGCATTGGAACAGTACATAATGGAAGGAcgctataataaaatttttcaagcaAAG AGTTCAGCACCTTCGGAAATATATAACCACTTCATGGATATTCTTCTTAACACCGTACGTGATGAAATCGGGGCTTGTATAGAAAAATCgtatgaaaaaatatctgcTAAAGAAGCAGCGAAACGACTGAATCTCAATTCTCTTGAGGAGGTCAAAACTTTTGGCCAAAAACGGAATTGGAATTTGGGGCCTGATGGTATTTACAACTTTGTGGAAAAAACTGCCAAGCCCAAAGAAGTATTACCATCCGTTGAGTTGGCAGAACAAGCTATTTTTTATGCTCGCGAATTAGAAATGATTGTTTAa
- the LOC106619278 gene encoding ribokinase isoform X1, whose amino-acid sequence MDVLVFGSAIVDFVAYANRLPKAGETLHGHKFMTGFGGKGANQCVAAARLGASTAMIAKLGDDTWGANYLEQLRSENVNVDFVQQCKKETTGIAQICVSDSGENHIVIVVGANNLLSGEDVKQAKALFDKAKILICQFETPLNATLEALRAFNGISILNAAPAVEDIPVDLIKSATILCLNETEAAITTGSEQISTLTQARVAIEHLLEMGANNVIITLGAMGAVYARREEPETFIHVPAVKVNDVVDTTGAGDAFIGALAYYMAHYPEFPWHQHIGAANQVAAYSVRHPGTQASFPKLEQVNKQTEFVWFEI is encoded by the exons atggacGTACTGGTGTTTGGTTCAGCAATTGTTGATTTTGTCGC atacGCCAACCGGCTACCAAAAGCTGGTGAGACACTACATGGCCACAAATTCATGACAGGATTTGGTGGAAAAGGTGCAAATCAATGTGTTGCGGCAGCACGACTTGGTGCAAGTACAGCAATGATAGCAAAA ttgggAGATGATACTTGGGGTGCCAATTACTTAGAACAACTGCGGTCAGAGAATGTGAATGTTGACTTTGTCCAGCAGTGTAAAAAAGAG ACGACAGGTATTGCGCAAATATGTGTCTCAGATAGTGGCGAAAATCACATAGTTATCGTTGTTGGAGCAAACAATTTATTGAGTGGAGAAGATGTCAAGCAAGCAAAAGCGTTGTTCGATAAGGCCAAA ATACTAATTTGCCAGTTTGAGACACCACTTAATGCAACATTAGAAGCTTTGCGTGCTTTTAACGGCATATCTATACTTAATGCAGCGCCGGCAGTGGAAGATATACCAGTTGATCTAATTAAATCCGCTACCATATTATGTCTTAATGAAACTGAAGCAGCTATAACAACGGGCTCTGAGCAGATATCAACCCTAAC GCAAGCAAGAGTAGCAATAGAACATCTGCTAGAAATGGGCGCTAATAATGTAATTATCACATTAGGCGCAATGGGTGCTGTTTATGCTAGACGTGAAGAACCAGAGACATTTATACATGTACCTGCAGTTAAAGTGAATGATGTTGTTGATACAACCGGAGCTGGTGATGCTTTTATCGGTGCATTAGCGTACTATATGGCGCATTACCCAGAATTCCCATGGCATCAACATATAGGCGCTGCTAACCAAGTTGCTGCCTACTCTGTAAGACACCCGGGTACACAAGCGAGTTTTCCGAAACTAGAGCAAGTGAATAAACAGACTGAATTTGTGTGGTTTGAGATATAA
- the NdufV3 gene encoding uncharacterized protein NdufV3 — protein MFHRSRSLCSIVRRGYNQAAQDMAGVKPPKGPGGSDGVNPNVPGLSSNIVKLASGPLGPGASQNGEYKVPEYYSFNRFSYAEAEVEIAKYRLPQPSAHRK, from the coding sequence atgttcCACCGATCCCGTTCATTGTGTAGCATTGTACGTCGAGGCTATAACCAGGCGGCACAGGATATGGCTGGAGTAAAACCTCCGAAGGGACCAGGAGGTAGTGATGGTGTTAATCCCAATGTGCCAGGACTGAGCAGCAACATCGTCAAACTAGCATCCGGTCCACTCGGTCCCGGTGCTTCTCAGAATGGTGAATATAAAGTCCCGGAATATTATTCATTCAACCGCTTCAGTTACGCCGAAGCAGAAGTGGAAATAGCAAAATATCGACTGCCCCAACCTTCCGCACATCGAAAGTAA